The following proteins come from a genomic window of Metarhizium brunneum chromosome 2, complete sequence:
- the tbpA_1 gene encoding 26S proteasome regulatory subunit 6B yields MGDIAVESQVNHAPPHKKAAPSTIPTIDNFEGLPTEGGDDYASLKKLQRQLEYIQLQEEYIKDEQRSLKRELVRAQEEIKRIQSVPLVIGQFMEAIDQNTGIVQSSTGSNYVVRILSTLDRELLKPSSSVALHRHSNALVDILPPEADSSIAMLGADEKPDVTYADVGGLDMQKQEIREAVELPLTHFDLYKQIGIDPPRGVLLYGPPGTGKTMLVKAVANSTTASFIRVVGSEFVQKYLGEGPRMVRDVFRMARENSPAIIFIDEIDAIATKRFDAQTGADREVQRILLELLNQMDGFDQTSNVKVIMATNRADTLDPALLRPGRLDRKIEFPSLRDRRERRLIFTTIASKMSLAPEVDLDSLIVRNDPLSGAIIAAIMQEAGLRAVRKNRYNIIQSDLEDAYSSQVKGTSDDNKFDFYK; encoded by the exons ATGGGCGACATTGCAGTTGAAAGCCAGGTCAACCACGCGCCGCCACATAAAAAGGCCGCTCCGTCAACAATCCCCACTATTGACAACTTCGAGGGCCTACCGACcgagggcggcgatgacTACGCCTCGCTGAAGAAGTTGCAGAGACAGTTGGA ATATATTCAGCTACAAGAAGAGTACATCAAGGATGAGCAAAG GAGTCTGAAGCGTGAGCTGGTGCGAGCCCAGGAAGAAATCAAGCGCATTCAGAGTGTGCCGTTAGTCATCGGCCAATTCATGGAAGCCATCGATCAAAA CACTGGTATCGTTCAGTCAAGTACCGGATCTAACTATGTTGTCCGGATCCTGTCTACCCTTGACCGCGAGTTGCTCAAGCCTTCATCCTCTGTCGCCCTCCATCGACACTCAAATGCcctcgtcgacatcctccCCCCTGAAGCCGACTCTTCCATTGCCATGCTTGGCGCAGACGAGAAACCTGATGTGACATATGCCGATGTTGGCGGGTTGGACATGCAGAAGCAGGAGATTCGAGAGGCTGTTGAACTACCCTTGACACATTTCGACCTCTACAAGCAGATTGGTATTGATCCCCCTCGTGGTGTTCTGTTGTACGGCCCCCCCGGAACGGGCAAGACTATGCTTGTCAAAGCCGTCGCCAACTCGACCACTGCCAGCTTTATTCGAGTTGTTGGCTCTGAATTCGTTCAGAAGTATCTCGGAGAAGGTCCCCGAATGGTCCGAGATGTCTTTCGAATGGCCCGCGAAAACTCAcctgccatcatcttcattgaCGAAATCGACGCTATTGCCACCAAGCGTTTTGATGCCCAAACTGGTGCCGATCGTGAAGTCCAACGTATTTTGCTTGAACTTCTTAACCAGATGGACGGATTCGACCAAACCTCCAACGTCAaggtcatcatggccacgaaCCGTGCCGATACTCTGGATCCCGCTTTGCTGCGTCCCGGTCGGCTGGACCGAAAGATTGAGTTCCCCTCGCTGCGGGATCGCCGCGAACGTCGTCTCATCTTCACCACTATTGCCAGCAAGATGTCGCTCGCCCCTGAAGTCGACCTGGACAGCTTGATCGTACGCAACGACCCTCTTTCAGGCGCCATTATTGCCGCCATCATGCAGGAGGCTGGTTTGCGGGCGGTCCGCAAGAACCGATACAACATCATTCAGAGCGACTTGGAGGATGCATACTCCAGCCAAGTCAAGGGTACGAGTGACGATAACAAGTTTGACTTTTACAAATAA